The following proteins are co-located in the Mycolicibacterium goodii genome:
- a CDS encoding ABC transporter permease — MTRASRWALLGLWAVFLALPVVATVLYSLATVWRGRAFPDGYTLGWWVSAFSEPRVVSALLRSTCLALLTVVVVAAVVLPALYWGHIRNPRIRTLMQLCALLPFALPFVVLAYGIKRLAGASEFTQPWESSPALVVLGHVALAFPFFLWPVDGAMSAAGVRRLSEAAETSGAAPVSTLFRVVIPNIRTGILTGAILTFATSFGEYSIARVITGSSFETLPVWQVAALQDTRGNPNGVAVMAIFTFLLMFIVSVLIARTGKGQPLRLLPGIGNTR, encoded by the coding sequence ATGACCCGCGCGTCCCGCTGGGCGCTGCTCGGCCTGTGGGCGGTGTTCCTGGCGCTTCCCGTCGTCGCGACGGTCCTCTACTCGCTGGCCACGGTGTGGCGCGGACGGGCGTTCCCGGACGGATACACCCTCGGATGGTGGGTGAGTGCCTTCAGTGAGCCGCGGGTGGTCTCGGCGCTGCTGCGGTCGACCTGCCTGGCGCTTCTCACCGTCGTCGTGGTCGCGGCCGTCGTGCTGCCCGCCCTCTACTGGGGTCACATCCGCAATCCGCGCATCCGGACCCTGATGCAGTTGTGTGCCCTGCTGCCGTTCGCGTTGCCGTTCGTGGTGCTGGCGTACGGCATCAAACGCCTCGCCGGTGCCAGTGAGTTCACCCAGCCCTGGGAATCCAGCCCCGCGCTCGTGGTGCTGGGCCATGTCGCGCTGGCGTTCCCGTTCTTCCTGTGGCCGGTGGACGGCGCGATGTCCGCGGCGGGGGTACGGCGGCTGTCCGAGGCCGCCGAAACCTCCGGAGCTGCACCGGTGTCCACCCTGTTCCGGGTCGTCATCCCGAACATCCGCACCGGAATCCTCACCGGCGCGATCCTGACCTTCGCGACGTCGTTCGGTGAGTACTCCATCGCCAGGGTCATCACCGGCAGTTCCTTTGAGACGCTGCCGGTCTGGCAGGTCGCCGCGCTGCAGGACACGCGTGGCAACCCCAACGGCGTCGCCGTCATGGCGATCTTCACCTTCCTGCTCATGTTCATCGTCTCGGTGCTCATCGCGCGGACCGGCAAGGGCCAGCCCCTGCGCCTGCTGCCCGGCATCGGCAACACACGTTAG
- a CDS encoding ABC transporter ATP-binding protein — MPSAVRVESATKVYGSSHGSTKALDNVSLHIEPGQMVALLGPSGCGKTTLLRAIAGLNPIDRGAIRIGDRDVTMVPARLRPIGMVFQHYALFPNMTVAENISFPLTIRKQRRAQRAQRVGELLELIGMTALAERYPNQLSGGQQQRVALARALAPEPDVLLLDEPLAALDAAIRNDLRDEIRRIQHRVGTTAVFVTHDQSEAMAVADRVAVMDRGRILEVAAPAEIYERPASRFAATFVGSCNALELPVDADRVVRWGTAFEVPAPREADGTALAVFRPEDVRLTAQQGVTGTVDVVVFLGATSRVYVTVAGDRGDQTVHVDLPSRSASNFTPGQRVCVLVAPEKVRVFAS, encoded by the coding sequence GTGCCCAGTGCGGTTCGGGTCGAATCGGCCACCAAGGTCTACGGGTCGAGCCACGGCTCGACCAAAGCCCTCGACAATGTCTCACTGCACATCGAGCCCGGCCAGATGGTCGCGCTGCTCGGGCCGTCCGGCTGCGGAAAGACAACGCTGCTGCGGGCCATCGCGGGCCTCAACCCCATCGACCGCGGCGCCATCCGCATCGGTGATCGTGATGTCACCATGGTGCCTGCGCGGCTGCGCCCGATCGGCATGGTGTTCCAGCACTACGCGCTGTTCCCGAACATGACGGTGGCGGAGAACATCTCGTTCCCGCTGACGATCCGCAAGCAGCGGCGCGCACAGCGTGCCCAGCGCGTCGGTGAACTGCTCGAGCTGATCGGTATGACGGCGTTGGCCGAGCGGTACCCCAACCAGCTGTCCGGCGGCCAGCAACAGCGGGTGGCGCTGGCTCGGGCACTGGCCCCCGAACCCGATGTGCTGCTGCTCGACGAACCACTCGCCGCACTCGACGCCGCGATCCGCAACGACCTGCGTGACGAGATCCGGCGCATCCAGCACCGGGTCGGCACCACAGCGGTTTTCGTGACGCACGACCAGTCCGAGGCGATGGCGGTGGCCGACCGCGTCGCGGTCATGGACCGCGGTCGCATCCTGGAAGTGGCTGCGCCTGCGGAGATCTACGAACGGCCCGCATCGCGCTTCGCGGCCACCTTCGTCGGCTCCTGCAATGCGCTGGAACTGCCCGTCGACGCCGACCGGGTGGTGCGGTGGGGCACGGCGTTCGAGGTTCCGGCCCCGCGTGAGGCCGATGGTACGGCTCTTGCGGTGTTCCGACCCGAGGATGTGCGCCTCACCGCGCAGCAGGGCGTGACCGGGACGGTCGACGTGGTGGTGTTCCTCGGCGCGACGAGCCGGGTCTACGTCACCGTCGCCGGGGATCGAGGTGACCAGACCGTGCACGTCGATCTGCCGTCCCGTTCGGCGTCGAATTTCACGCCCGGGCAACGGGTTTGCGTGCTCGTTGCGCCGGAGAAGGTTCGGGTGTTCGCGTCATGA
- a CDS encoding alkaline phosphatase family protein — protein sequence MTAPMVVLVILDGVGARQVRPETMPTLHALATEGAWRPDGSEAVLCSATYPNILTLVTGSSPTQHRVFANPLFGHELTATASPTAIFERVGGRDTEFVVGDQNLIAVGRGRTAGRHWPPDGILPDGARRDEFGYAVDAEVLPHALAAVERRPDLLVVHLNGPDTASHLHGPDSEAAVASYRTSDTALASLVDALRPHWDRLLLLVVSDHDQETIHDDRRIDLAGLAGARGVDVTVFHEGTAAVVTGPGAADAGWLSGVAGVERSWLVEPEVRIVASEPQHWFARPDNATRGGAHGGPRTRGQVAVAAGGHPMVPQIAQAWRDRRPRAEHWAGLALSVFA from the coding sequence ATGACCGCGCCGATGGTGGTTCTGGTGATCCTCGACGGTGTCGGCGCGCGGCAGGTCCGGCCGGAGACGATGCCGACGCTGCACGCCCTCGCCACCGAGGGTGCTTGGCGTCCCGACGGTTCCGAGGCCGTGCTGTGCTCGGCGACCTACCCGAACATCCTGACGCTGGTGACGGGCAGTTCGCCGACGCAGCACCGGGTGTTCGCCAACCCGCTGTTCGGCCATGAACTCACCGCAACAGCCTCGCCGACAGCGATTTTCGAGCGTGTGGGCGGCCGCGACACGGAGTTCGTGGTCGGCGATCAGAACCTGATCGCCGTCGGGCGCGGGCGTACCGCGGGCCGGCACTGGCCACCGGACGGAATCCTGCCCGACGGCGCCCGCCGCGACGAGTTCGGCTACGCCGTCGACGCGGAGGTGCTGCCCCACGCGCTGGCCGCCGTAGAGCGTCGTCCCGATCTGCTCGTGGTGCACCTGAACGGCCCGGACACGGCATCTCATCTGCACGGGCCGGACAGCGAGGCCGCCGTGGCGTCCTACCGCACCTCGGACACCGCGCTGGCATCCCTGGTGGATGCGCTGCGACCGCACTGGGACCGCCTGTTGCTGCTGGTGGTCTCCGACCACGATCAGGAGACCATCCACGACGACCGGCGCATCGACCTCGCCGGGTTGGCGGGCGCGCGCGGCGTCGACGTGACGGTGTTCCACGAGGGCACCGCGGCCGTGGTCACCGGGCCGGGTGCCGCCGACGCGGGCTGGCTGTCGGGCGTGGCAGGCGTCGAGCGGTCGTGGCTGGTGGAGCCCGAGGTGCGGATCGTCGCGAGCGAGCCGCAGCACTGGTTCGCCCGGCCCGACAACGCCACCCGCGGTGGCGCCCACGGCGGTCCGAGGACCCGCGGGCAGGTCGCGGTGGCGGCAGGAGGGCACCCGATGGTCCCGCAGATCGCGCAGGCCTGGCGCGATCGGCGGCCGCGCGCCGAGCATTGGGCGGGTCTGGCGCTTTCGGTCTTCGCCTGA